Part of the Garra rufa chromosome 8, GarRuf1.0, whole genome shotgun sequence genome, ATTTGATAGCAGATGCCTTACCAGATGAAGGTCGATCCGAGTATCTCGTGCAATAAACCCAGGCGGGCCACAGAAACTGTTTGGTGCCCTTACTGGGCGAGGAAGTTTCACCTGGGCTTTTCAAAGCAACGGATGAAGCTGAGACAACCACGGAGTTCGCTGCGTTCCCTCTATCGGCCTCGTCTACCCTGGAATGCCTACTGCTGGCTGGAGACGAAACGGTGGACGAGGCAGAAGATGAAACACTGTCTGTACTGCAGTTGGAATCCGGACAAGGAGTGCTGGGGACAGTTGTTCGGGCAACAACAGACCGTGCACCTGGACACTGCTCCCTCTTGCAGCCGAAGTCCGGTCTGAGGATGTTGTCAATGAAAAAGTTCGTGGTTCTGTGCTCATGGTGCGCAGCCTGCAGCGGGAGCAGAGGTGGAGAGGGCAGGCTGGGTGACAGAGAAACGCTGTCATCTTCGCTCTGATCCCGCTGCTCTTCCATAACAGCTTTCCTCTTTGATATGTGTTCCAGTGGTTGGATTGTAACCTGCTTTGTTCCAAATATAACGAAAGACTGGACAATGTTATCTAGGTATCCATGACAACGCGCTAATTCCCCGCGAAAGTGAGTACATTTTGTAAGTCAACTTGTTGACATACAGTGAAGATAACGTTCGTGTGCTGTCACTTTCTGCGCATTTGGGAAGGAGTGACAGCACGTAGTAGCCTACTCAGCTTTCATACACCCTCCGCATTGCCAGACCTCGGTTTGACACCTCTTTTTCTGGAACTCAACTCGTGCACAACCACTCTTAGTGGCCACTAACCGGAAACACATCAGATCACATTGATGAGTGGGGAGCCTATCCATGACAAAGGAGCTCTTTGCCACGTGTGTCAGCGTCCAATTCCGTTCCGCGCCTGTGCTCACAGATATCAAACGGCAACAGAGATTGCTCTCGCCCTGGTAGCTGCATTCTGCCTCCCATAGTCACGCTCAAATTCACCCCTGGACGCGAGGAaggaattaaaatgaaaaacaagtaTTCAAACAACTTTATATTTACAGCATGTAATAAGAAATAGTTAAAACAGTAATGTGACTGTTATAAGACAAATTCAAAATGATAACAAAACCATAGAATATAAAAATAGGCCACTTTGCGAAAATATAGCTAACCACTTCACTTTTAAAGCCAAATACGTTTTCGGGATAATTCTCCAAATgtcttaatttaaataaaaagactACTAAAACAAGCAACACTAACTCATtgtatattacataaaaaaatgccTTAATCTAAATTAAAATTTGCTAATATTACTATACAAGCACAAGTACACTGCGTCACTGTGTAGGCTAATAAGATAATAATTGCATTTAATTTAGACCTCATTCAGGACAAGTGAAGTCAGATTGGCACAGGCTATATAGTCTCGTTCTCAATATTTGGGTGCCTGAAATACTTATCGCGAGAATTATCTGTTTGGacttaattaatttataattgctGGCTCATTCTAGAGTGGGCTATTGTGAGGCGGCGTCGGTTAAGCGGTAAATGGCTGAATAGTCCACTATCTCTCTCGCAAGACGCACCTTAAGAACCcctataaaaacataatttatagGTTTTAATTAGCGGGCATTCACTGCGATCAGTTGGGCGTTCATCATACAGCACTATTAAAAGCGCCTGCCACAATACACTCAAGAACAGTTTAATCAAACCAGCTCTGCAGCGGCCTCAAAAGCGTGGACGTCTTGAAGGGGCTTTGCTAAAGCTCTATTTGCAtaaaaatacttatttgacagCTCATTGTCTCGTGATTAATTTTACCGCTCACCTGGCAGAGTTTTAGTGAAAATATgaagaatgtattttttttcattgttaaaCAAAATGTAATGGACCGCTGCTTAATTCACTGGAGGGCTACATTGTGCTCTGTGTTTGGTGTCAATTTCAACAATTTAAAAATGAGAATGTTTAatttcattcattcgttcattcaccTATAACTGTCCATCCCATAGCCATATGTTCCCAAAATGTCGGGTATTTTCGAGAATTATaaatagattatttttattattcttagaAGTTCATTTCTGTTAAGCTATAACTTTTAGAAATATAGAATAGGCTAACTAAAACggattaaggtaaaaaaaaaaaatatatatatatataggctatatatataaataaaaaaaaaatttttctgAATGCCAGGGGATATTTAGTTAAAGTAGATCTTATGCAATATAATATAGAAACAATATAAAAACGTTTATCTTGTAAATTCCGACATAGCATTTCAAACTCAGGTTGAATAAGCCTATATCTTTAAGAAGGGACCTGTCCTGACCTGCAAAACGCGATGAGACAGTAACGAGGTACGATCATTTCTTTGCTTGGTTAACATGCTTCGTATAGTCCTATGCATTGGTTCTTGGCGTTTGGTTTACACATTTGGATCATGTAAAGGTGTGTAAAAGTAGACAGCGATAACGATATCACAAATTTACCATGTACAGTTGAGGCCCTTTGGGGTCCACACGGCGGCCGCGCAGAGCATGCGTTTAGTCATGCGTGAAGAATGCGGGTCTTCTGCTCGCAGAACAGATGTGGACCGTTCCGTTCAAAGGTGCTCATATTCTATTCTGTTCGATTCCGTAGCGATTTTGACCTACGTTTCCACAGATATATTACGGATTTAGGCTTAAATTCTTAAAATAGGCTGCTAAACGATTTGTTTTGCTATCATATCCCAGTAGGCCCCACTGAAAAAGAAAAGCACAATGATATAATCGCTTTATAAAAATGTTGAACATCCTAACTTCAAACACACTGGCCCAGAACATTTGGTGTTATGATTATTTAAAAGGTTTTATTGTAACATTGCTTAGCCTGTTTGTGACCCATGACCACATAACCAAGGGCCAGTcatagggtcaatttttttttttaattgagatacatcatccgaataaataagctttccattgatgttgcatggtttgttaggacagcatttggccgagacacaactatttgaaaatgtgtaatctgagggtggaaaaaatctaaatattgagaaaatcgctgttaaatgaagttctaagcaatacatattactaatcaaaaattacgttttgatatatttacggtagtaaatttacaaaatatcttaatggaacttgatcttttcttaatattctaatgttttttggcataaaaggaaaatcgatcattttgacccatataatgtattgttggctattgctacaaatgtaatcgtgctacttaaaactggttttgtggtccagggtcacatttattagtATATTGTGACATAAGCCCACGGTCAATATGTCTGAGATATTATATAATTGGATAAACTATATGAAAAACATCCCTCAAGCAACGTTTCCAAGTCAAGACTAGATT contains:
- the en1a gene encoding homeobox protein engrailed-1a, with the protein product MEEQRDQSEDDSVSLSPSLPSPPLLPLQAAHHEHRTTNFFIDNILRPDFGCKREQCPGARSVVARTTVPSTPCPDSNCSTDSVSSSASSTVSSPASSRHSRVDEADRGNAANSVVVSASSVALKSPGETSSPSKGTKQFLWPAWVYCTRYSDRPSSGPRTRKLKKKKNDSEDKRPRTAFTAEQLQRLKAEFQASRYITEQRRQALAHELNLNESQIKIWFQNKRAKIKKSNGFKNGLAVQLMAQGLYNHSTTTIQEDDGN